The genomic region TCAAACCTCGCAACGAGCGCAATCCTGGTGAGTTTGATTATCGAGCCTATCTGGTCCGCCAGAATATTTGGGGACTGATGTACATCCGGGATTCGACCAATATTCGGTCTACCGGTAAAAACTTTGGTAATCCATTTTTCAGCCGCTTTGTTTTGCCTATCAAGCATTATGTCATGCGTCTCAACGAACAACAACTATCCCCTCTCTCGGCGTCCGTTCTTACCGGATTACTGGTAGGGGAACGTAGTGAAATTCCAAATGAAGTTATTCAGGCGTTTTCTCTAAGCGGAACAATTCACATTTTATCCTTAAGCGGTTTACATGTTGTTTTTATTTCCGCTTTGCTGCTCGGTATTTTCAGTTTTCTCAGGATTCCTTATGGCTGGCGGATTGGAATGACCATCGTTTGTTTAGGAATTTACGTTTGTATCGGCGAATTTGTGCCTTCGGTGGTTCGGGCAGCATTGATGACGACCGTAGTTTTGGCAGGCGGATTATTGCAACGCCGGCGGAATATTGTCAACAGCTTGTTTGTGGCATTGTTAATCATTTTGTTTTTTGATCCGTTGTCTTTATTTGATATTGGATTACAATTGTCGTTTGCAGCCGTACTTTCGATCGTTCTTTTTTATCCGAAACTGGAATCGGCCAGCAAGCGCATTGGTTTTTTCAAGAAACCGGAAATGGATTTTAAAGATAAAGTCTGGTCGCTGTTGATGGTTTCGGTGGCAGCCCAGATTGGAACGGTGCCTTTTAGCGCCTATTATTTTAATAAAATTCCGTTAGTCGCATTGGTATCAAATGTTGCCGTTGTTCCGCTTTCTAGCGCGGCTATGGGATTGGGCTTTTTCGCGGCGATCGCCGGAGCCTTTTCACCGATTATGTCATCGTGGTACGCGCACGTTAATGAATACGTGATCTGGCTGATGATCCAAATAGCGCAATGGTCGTCGAAATGGCCGTTGGCGTACGTCGAATATTACCAACTAAATTCTGTGGGCTTGGTTACGTTTTATTTATTTTTATTCTATGTAATGAACTGGTCCAATCTGGTGATTCGAAAAATCGGATTGATTGTAACAATTGTAGTCTTAATGATTTTCATGTGGAAGCCGGTTTTTTGGGCAACTCCGATGCGCATAAATTTTTTAGATGTCGGACAAGGGGATTGTACGGTCATTCAATTACCCGGTGGAAAAACAATGGTGGTGGACGCGGGCGATAAAGAACCGGACTTTGATAACGGAGAAAAAATTGTTGCGCCGTTTCTGCGTCGGGCCGGCATCACAACCATTGATTACTTAGTAATGTCGCATCCCCATGATGATCATATCGGTGGCATTGAATATTTGTTACGAAATTTTGAAGTCAATGAAGTGTGGGAAAGCGGGCAATTTTATAATTCCGAAAGCTATTTTAATATTCTCAATTTGATCGAACAAAAAGGCATCACACGACGAGTGGTTCATTCAGGCGATTTCCTTGCAATTGATGAAGCGGTAAACGTATATTTCCTGCATCCGAAATCCGGATTTGTTTCAGCCGTTTCGCAAGCACCATTAAATACAAACAATGCGTCGATAGTGATGAAGCTACAGTATCTTCAAAAAAGCATAATATTGACGGGTGACGCCGAAGAGTCGTCGCTTCATGCGCTCGAGCATTACGAGGATTTTTTAAAATCGGATATCCTGAAAGCTTCGCATCACGGTTCTTCCAACGGGTTGACCGTTGGTTTTTTATCGAGAGTTCAGCCGCATTATACGATTCTCTCGTGCGGTCAATTTAATAAGTTTAATCACCCTTCTCCGAAAGTCGTTGATTATCTTTACCGTGCCGGCAGCGCCGTTTGGCGTACGGATCATCACGGGGCAATCCAGTTCGAGACGGACGGATATTCCATCCGCCAAATCCGATAACGGATCATACTATGATTGGGTACGACTTACTTGTTTTGTTGGGCTTTTTTATCGGTACGATTTTGTACGCGGTGCTTCTGGGCGAATTGATCAAACGTCCCAACAAACTTTTTCATGAATTTGTCTTCATCGCATTGGTTGC from bacterium harbors:
- a CDS encoding DNA internalization-related competence protein ComEC/Rec2, with product MNPPPVSWGQRFPAIKLSLLFAVAVFFIHFFHLSSEFPANHSLIFSLIAIGLLGIACFLLQYRVDVSMVIPLVILIAAARMPTEKLPAEHIAHFADLGKPVVLRGIIASDPDANHEKTKVVMDVNEIRLSQNLFFKTEGKVLLTLRAGGRKPIAYGDELEVYGTLLKPRNERNPGEFDYRAYLVRQNIWGLMYIRDSTNIRSTGKNFGNPFFSRFVLPIKHYVMRLNEQQLSPLSASVLTGLLVGERSEIPNEVIQAFSLSGTIHILSLSGLHVVFISALLLGIFSFLRIPYGWRIGMTIVCLGIYVCIGEFVPSVVRAALMTTVVLAGGLLQRRRNIVNSLFVALLIILFFDPLSLFDIGLQLSFAAVLSIVLFYPKLESASKRIGFFKKPEMDFKDKVWSLLMVSVAAQIGTVPFSAYYFNKIPLVALVSNVAVVPLSSAAMGLGFFAAIAGAFSPIMSSWYAHVNEYVIWLMIQIAQWSSKWPLAYVEYYQLNSVGLVTFYLFLFYVMNWSNLVIRKIGLIVTIVVLMIFMWKPVFWATPMRINFLDVGQGDCTVIQLPGGKTMVVDAGDKEPDFDNGEKIVAPFLRRAGITTIDYLVMSHPHDDHIGGIEYLLRNFEVNEVWESGQFYNSESYFNILNLIEQKGITRRVVHSGDFLAIDEAVNVYFLHPKSGFVSAVSQAPLNTNNASIVMKLQYLQKSIILTGDAEESSLHALEHYEDFLKSDILKASHHGSSNGLTVGFLSRVQPHYTILSCGQFNKFNHPSPKVVDYLYRAGSAVWRTDHHGAIQFETDGYSIRQIR